In a genomic window of Rhizobium acidisoli:
- a CDS encoding Ulp1 family isopeptidase — protein sequence MEQDPSDLRGQQEVDAATEVSTEVRVGAKRGRPADRGMHPDGASRMTGRRIHDPYPDDALIIDGLANEELSKLGPDSTSKRNVVQNIASNQRRFSHWLQKKGRGSIGSRLTGSDEQQRSLQEDFREFIKDEGKKISVSFDRLRQYLGAESQLKQHDPYPDDALIIDSLAKEELSKLGPVSTSRKNASNQRKFSAWLRRTGRESIVSRLTGSDEQRRSLQEDFRAFIKDEGKKVVVSLDRLRQYLGAESQLKQHVPYPDDALMIDSFTNEELSKLGSDSTSKRRKVVLNLASNKRRFSDWLRRTGRESIASRLTGSDEQQRSLKDDLREFIKDEGKRINVSLDRLRQYLGAASQLKQHHPYPDDALMIDGFAKEELSKLGPDSTSQRRVVLKLASNQRRFSDWLQTTGRESIASRLNGSEMQKWSLKIDYQDFTEAVGSCNVSFKRLRQYQQVVEANAASGLSPEQASGREPAGLDGRSDPRAEFRSTSPLQQVDPSIEGRSGLSLDHTEWLGDQHIQTDYELLMQDLQRNDPDLAARTRLIDPLIAHYHLRLGDESTALSAFQRIVNDQNGRDTADFLFLPVSDASASDPDRRGTHWSLLLVDRRNREGPAAYHYDSFRGQNDEFAAMLAQRLGTRLEPVRMTQQRNDYDCGVFVVDGTRALVRRLARRDRPAVLHLDNLVADREQLQRRLSPAPNSARAGAAAAGPESSTQIADPAEFWHGVGQPGQLPDSWNTATFQQDLPSAAYSPVQSVNPPDAPWEQSLGASIFGTPQFMLPVEDLGGAVPASWQHGNQPVPDDLLPAMSWYELLPSADKPQTSISIHGVPYTATLGPSGRENDIYLFLQGW from the coding sequence ATGGAACAGGATCCGAGCGACTTGCGCGGGCAGCAAGAGGTTGATGCCGCAACGGAGGTCTCAACCGAGGTTCGCGTCGGCGCCAAGCGTGGTCGCCCCGCCGACCGGGGCATGCATCCGGATGGCGCGTCCCGCATGACGGGGCGCCGAATTCATGATCCCTATCCCGACGACGCCCTCATCATTGATGGCTTGGCCAACGAAGAGCTGAGCAAGCTCGGACCGGACTCGACTTCCAAGAGGAATGTTGTTCAGAATATAGCCAGCAATCAACGGAGGTTTAGTCATTGGCTCCAAAAGAAGGGTCGGGGGAGCATAGGCAGTCGCCTGACTGGCAGTGATGAGCAGCAACGGTCGTTGCAGGAGGATTTTAGGGAGTTTATCAAGGATGAAGGAAAAAAAATAAGCGTGAGTTTCGATCGGCTGCGGCAGTATCTGGGCGCCGAGTCCCAGTTGAAACAGCATGATCCCTATCCCGACGACGCCCTCATCATTGATAGCTTGGCCAAGGAAGAGCTGAGTAAGCTCGGACCGGTCTCGACTTCCCGGAAAAATGCCAGTAACCAACGAAAATTTAGCGCTTGGCTCCGAAGGACGGGCAGGGAGAGCATAGTCAGCCGACTCACCGGTAGTGATGAGCAGCGACGGTCGTTGCAGGAGGATTTTAGGGCCTTTATCAAGGATGAAGGAAAAAAAGTGGTCGTGAGTTTAGATCGGCTGCGGCAGTATCTAGGCGCCGAGTCGCAGTTGAAACAGCATGTTCCTTATCCCGACGACGCCCTCATGATTGATAGCTTCACCAACGAAGAGCTGAGCAAGCTCGGATCGGACTCGACTTCCAAGAGGAGGAAAGTCGTCTTGAATCTGGCCAGCAATAAACGGAGGTTTAGTGATTGGCTCCGAAGGACGGGCAGGGAGAGCATAGCGAGCCGACTCACCGGTAGTGATGAGCAGCAACGGTCGTTGAAGGACGATTTGAGGGAGTTTATCAAGGATGAAGGAAAAAGAATAAACGTGAGTCTCGATCGGCTGCGGCAGTATCTAGGCGCCGCGTCGCAGTTGAAACAGCATCATCCTTATCCCGACGACGCCCTCATGATTGATGGCTTCGCCAAGGAAGAGCTGAGCAAGCTCGGACCGGACTCGACTTCGCAGAGGAGAGTCGTCTTGAAGCTGGCCAGCAATCAACGGAGGTTTAGTGATTGGCTGCAAACCACGGGTCGGGAGAGCATAGCGAGCCGGCTCAACGGCAGCGAGATGCAGAAATGGTCGTTGAAAATTGATTACCAAGACTTCACGGAAGCCGTGGGAAGTTGCAACGTGTCTTTCAAGCGGCTTCGGCAGTACCAGCAAGTCGTTGAGGCGAACGCAGCGTCGGGGTTGTCCCCTGAGCAGGCAAGTGGCCGGGAACCGGCCGGTCTGGACGGCCGTTCGGATCCACGTGCCGAGTTTAGATCAACTTCGCCGCTGCAGCAGGTTGATCCATCGATCGAAGGCCGCAGCGGATTGTCGCTCGACCATACCGAATGGCTGGGCGACCAGCATATCCAGACGGATTATGAGCTGCTAATGCAGGACTTGCAGCGAAACGATCCGGATCTCGCCGCCAGGACGCGGCTTATCGATCCCCTGATAGCCCATTATCATCTGCGCCTGGGCGATGAGAGCACCGCGCTGAGCGCTTTCCAGCGCATCGTTAATGATCAGAATGGAAGAGATACAGCCGACTTCCTGTTCCTTCCAGTGAGCGATGCCAGTGCTTCGGATCCTGATCGCCGCGGCACCCATTGGTCGCTGCTACTCGTTGACCGTCGCAACCGCGAGGGGCCGGCTGCCTATCACTATGACTCCTTCCGGGGACAGAACGACGAGTTTGCAGCAATGCTCGCACAAAGGTTGGGTACCCGTCTGGAGCCCGTCCGCATGACCCAACAGCGCAACGACTATGATTGCGGAGTCTTCGTGGTTGACGGCACGCGGGCGCTCGTTAGACGTCTGGCGCGAAGAGACCGGCCAGCCGTGCTGCACCTCGACAACCTCGTCGCCGATCGGGAGCAACTCCAACGACGTCTGAGCCCCGCGCCCAACAGTGCTCGAGCGGGGGCTGCGGCGGCTGGACCGGAGTCCTCCACACAGATCGCCGATCCCGCAGAGTTTTGGCATGGAGTGGGTCAACCCGGCCAGCTTCCCGATAGCTGGAATACAGCAACCTTCCAGCAGGATTTGCCGTCAGCCGCCTATTCACCGGTGCAAAGCGTCAATCCGCCAGACGCACCATGGGAGCAAAGCTTGGGGGCATCGATCTTCGGCACCCCACAGTTCATGCTGCCTGTGGAAGACTTGGGAGGAGCTGTCCCTGCGAGCTGGCAACACGGCAATCAACCGGTACCAGATGACCTTCTGCCTGCAATGTCCTGGTATGAGTTGCTGCCGAGCGCGGACAAACCCCAGACCAGCATCAGTATCCATGGTGTGCCCTACACGGCCACTCTGGGGCCATCAGGCAGGGAGAACGACATTTACCTTTTCCTGCAAGGGTGGTGA
- a CDS encoding Ulp1 family isopeptidase, with protein sequence MYPRRNQPRDDDSREVSGWIEGVTGAFEADAWIQDYYSESREMEQDPSDLRLGSHDSDAGDRVPRRRSVGGSMRVTPQSLAPERGSGQQDVDAATEVSTKVRVGAKRGRPADRDMHPDDASRINQFAEAVRDYEILPDGSIGRGDGRVPEATVVNNLWILRGFARWLRAENRDSMASRFLNDPDSLAVDIADYWASGEDDQNRLSSALSHFRRLAPEGQELQAVGPGPRLMGRRIHDPYPDDARVIDALAKEELSKLGPVPNSQKNASNQRRFSAWLKREGKESIVSRLTGSDEQKRSLQEDFRAFTKAEGKKVVVGFDRLRQYLGAESQLKQHDPYPDDALIIDGLANEELSKLGPDSTSKRKVVQNMAINQRKFSAWLKREGRESISSRLTGSDEQQRSLKDDFRDFTKDEGKMSGVGFDRLRQYLGAESQLKQHDPYPDDTRMIDGFANEELSKLGPDSTSKRKGVLNLASNQRRFSSWLQKNGRGSIGSRLTGSDEQQQSLKKDYQDFTEAMGKKINVSLDRLRQYLGAESQLKQHHPYPDDALMIDSFAKEERSKRGSDSTSRKNASNLRKFSDWLQREGRESIVSRLTGTDEQRQSLKKDYQDFTEAMGRYTMSFKRLRQYQQAVEANAASGLSPEQASGREPAGLDGRSDPRAEFRSTWPLQQVDPSIEGRSGLSLDHTEWLGDQHIQTDYELLMQDLQRNDPDLAARTRLIDPLIAHYHLRLGDESTALSAFQRIVNDQNGRDTADFLFLPVSDASASDPDRRGTHWSLLLVDRRNREGPAAYHYDSFRGQNDEFAAMLAQRLGTRLEPVRMTQQRNDYDCGVFVVDGTRALVRRLARRDRPAVLHLDNLVADREQLQRRLSPAPNGDRAGAAAAGPESSTQIADPAEFWHGVGQPGQLPDSWNTATFRQDLPSAAYSPVQSVNPPDAPWEQSLGASIFGTPQYMLPVEDLGGFVPASWQHGNQPVPDDLLPAMYLYDLLPSADKSTNFSIHGVPYTATLGPSGMQSDIYLFLDNLVADREQLQRRLSTAPNGARAGAAAAGPESSTQIADPAEFWHGVGQPGQLPDSWNTATFRQDLPSAAYSPVQSVNPPDAPWEQSLGASIFGTPQYMLPVDDLGEAVPPSWQHGNQPVPDDLLPAMYLYDLLPSADKPTNFSIHGVPYTATLGPSGMQSDIYLFMQ encoded by the coding sequence ATGTACCCAAGACGGAACCAGCCGCGCGATGACGATTCTCGCGAAGTAAGTGGGTGGATCGAAGGCGTGACCGGAGCTTTCGAGGCGGACGCCTGGATCCAGGACTACTATTCAGAGAGCCGAGAGATGGAACAGGATCCGAGCGACTTGCGCCTCGGTTCGCACGATAGTGACGCCGGCGACCGTGTGCCGCGTCGCAGATCCGTGGGCGGTTCGATGCGAGTGACGCCGCAGTCGCTGGCGCCGGAGAGGGGTTCGGGGCAGCAAGACGTTGATGCCGCAACGGAGGTCTCAACCAAGGTTCGCGTCGGCGCCAAGCGTGGTCGCCCCGCCGACCGGGACATGCATCCCGATGACGCGTCTCGCATCAACCAGTTCGCGGAAGCAGTCCGAGACTACGAAATTCTACCCGACGGTAGCATCGGCCGAGGGGACGGAAGGGTTCCCGAGGCTACCGTCGTGAACAATTTATGGATTCTTAGGGGGTTCGCTCGTTGGCTCCGAGCAGAGAACAGAGATTCGATGGCTTCTCGGTTTTTAAACGATCCAGATTCACTAGCCGTTGATATCGCGGATTATTGGGCAAGCGGTGAGGACGATCAGAACCGTCTTAGCTCAGCACTGTCTCATTTCAGGAGGCTCGCGCCTGAGGGGCAAGAACTCCAAGCCGTTGGACCTGGGCCGCGCCTGATGGGGCGCCGAATTCATGATCCTTATCCCGACGACGCCCGCGTCATTGATGCCTTGGCCAAGGAAGAGCTGAGCAAGCTTGGACCGGTCCCGAATTCTCAGAAAAATGCCAGTAACCAACGAAGGTTTAGCGCTTGGCTCAAAAGGGAGGGCAAGGAGAGCATAGTCAGCCGACTCACCGGTAGTGATGAGCAGAAACGGTCGTTGCAGGAGGATTTTAGGGCCTTTACCAAGGCTGAAGGAAAAAAAGTGGTCGTGGGTTTCGATCGGCTGCGGCAGTATCTAGGCGCCGAGTCGCAGTTGAAACAGCATGATCCTTATCCCGACGACGCCCTCATCATTGATGGCTTGGCCAACGAAGAGCTGAGCAAGCTCGGACCGGACTCGACTTCCAAGAGGAAAGTTGTCCAGAATATGGCGATAAATCAACGAAAGTTTAGCGCTTGGCTCAAAAGGGAGGGCAGGGAGAGCATAAGCAGTCGCCTGACTGGCAGTGATGAGCAGCAACGGTCGTTGAAGGACGATTTTAGGGACTTTACCAAGGATGAAGGAAAAATGAGCGGCGTGGGTTTTGATCGGCTGCGACAGTATCTAGGCGCCGAGTCGCAGTTGAAACAGCATGATCCTTATCCCGACGACACCCGCATGATTGATGGCTTCGCCAATGAAGAGCTGAGCAAGCTCGGACCGGACTCGACTTCCAAGAGGAAAGGCGTCTTGAATCTGGCCAGCAATCAACGGAGGTTTAGTAGTTGGCTCCAAAAGAATGGTCGGGGGAGCATAGGCAGTCGCCTGACTGGCAGTGATGAGCAGCAACAGTCGTTGAAAAAAGATTACCAAGACTTCACCGAAGCCATGGGAAAAAAAATAAACGTGAGTCTCGATCGGCTGCGGCAGTATCTAGGCGCCGAGTCGCAGTTGAAACAGCATCATCCTTATCCCGACGACGCCCTCATGATTGATAGCTTCGCCAAGGAAGAGCGGAGTAAGCGCGGATCGGACTCGACTTCTCGGAAAAATGCCAGTAACCTACGAAAGTTTAGCGATTGGCTCCAAAGGGAGGGCAGGGAGAGCATAGTCAGCCGACTCACCGGTACTGATGAGCAGCGACAGTCGTTGAAAAAAGATTACCAAGACTTCACCGAAGCCATGGGAAGATATACTATGTCTTTCAAGCGGCTTCGGCAGTACCAGCAAGCCGTTGAGGCGAACGCAGCGTCGGGGTTGTCCCCTGAGCAGGCAAGTGGCCGGGAACCGGCCGGTCTGGACGGCCGTTCGGATCCACGTGCCGAGTTCAGATCAACCTGGCCGCTGCAGCAGGTTGATCCATCGATCGAAGGCCGCAGCGGATTGTCGCTCGACCATACCGAATGGCTGGGCGACCAGCATATCCAGACGGATTATGAGCTGCTAATGCAGGACTTGCAGCGAAACGATCCGGATCTCGCCGCCAGGACGCGGCTTATCGATCCCCTGATAGCCCATTATCATCTGCGCCTGGGCGACGAGAGCACCGCGCTGAGCGCTTTCCAGCGCATCGTTAATGATCAGAATGGAAGAGATACAGCCGACTTCCTGTTCCTTCCAGTGAGCGATGCCAGTGCTTCGGATCCTGATCGCCGCGGCACCCATTGGTCGCTGCTACTCGTTGACCGTCGCAACCGCGAGGGGCCGGCTGCCTATCACTATGACTCCTTCCGGGGACAGAACGACGAGTTTGCAGCAATGCTCGCACAAAGGTTGGGTACCCGTCTGGAGCCCGTCCGCATGACCCAACAGCGCAACGACTATGATTGCGGAGTCTTCGTGGTTGACGGCACGCGGGCGCTCGTTAGACGTCTGGCGCGAAGAGACCGGCCAGCCGTGCTGCACCTCGACAACCTCGTCGCCGATCGGGAGCAACTCCAACGACGTCTGAGCCCCGCGCCCAACGGTGATCGAGCGGGGGCTGCGGCGGCTGGACCGGAGTCCTCCACACAGATCGCCGATCCCGCAGAGTTTTGGCATGGAGTGGGTCAACCCGGCCAGCTTCCCGATAGCTGGAATACAGCAACCTTCCGGCAGGATTTGCCGTCAGCCGCCTATTCACCGGTGCAAAGCGTCAATCCGCCAGACGCACCATGGGAGCAAAGCTTGGGGGCATCGATCTTCGGCACCCCACAGTACATGCTGCCTGTGGAAGACTTAGGAGGATTTGTCCCTGCGAGCTGGCAACACGGCAATCAACCGGTACCAGATGACCTTCTGCCTGCAATGTACTTGTATGACTTGCTGCCGAGCGCGGACAAATCCACCAACTTCAGTATCCATGGTGTGCCCTACACGGCCACTCTGGGGCCATCAGGCATGCAGAGCGACATTTACCTTTTCCTCGACAACCTCGTCGCCGATCGGGAGCAACTCCAACGACGTCTGAGCACCGCGCCCAACGGTGCTCGAGCGGGGGCTGCGGCGGCTGGACCGGAGTCCTCCACACAGATCGCCGATCCCGCAGAGTTTTGGCATGGAGTGGGTCAACCCGGCCAGCTTCCCGATAGCTGGAATACAGCGACCTTCCGGCAGGATTTGCCATCAGCCGCCTATTCACCGGTGCAAAGCGTCAATCCGCCAGACGCACCATGGGAGCAAAGCTTGGGGGCATCGATCTTCGGCACCCCACAGTACATGCTGCCTGTGGACGACTTGGGAGAAGCTGTCCCTCCGAGCTGGCAACACGGCAATCAACCGGTACCAGATGACCTTCTGCCTGCAATGTACTTGTATGACTTGCTGCCGAGCGCGGACAAACCCACCAACTTCAGTATCCATGGTGTGCCCTACACGGCCACTCTGGGGCCATCAGGCATGCAGAGCGACATTTACCTTTTCATGCAATAG
- a CDS encoding MFS transporter — protein MDAIEERASSGLLAPLKNSTFRSIFFASQLSSLGWLMQTVALSWLMATVSTSDVMVALVQASSTLPAFFLAIFVGAIADNYSRRMVMIVGRSLMMAASAMLTILMAFGITDPWMILAFSFLDGCGIALSDPAWRASLGDMLERRHLPSAVTLLNVGFNTVRSVGPALGGIIVAIFGPLVTFALTTLGFVAPLTALWRNKWTVKASTLPREALMTAIYDGLRFTAISSEIKAAIVRGTLFGLTGTSMLALLPLVARDLLKGGPIDYGILMGGFGAGALIAGLVNPPLRRAVTQELLIVLACVACAVCAISLALTSSLIIATVCLAFGGAGWVTGWSGFGVNVQLASPRWVVGRTISIYSAFTYGGIAAGSWLWGIIAENHSLSLSLACSAAGSLLVAALGLKLPISNRLESELEASGAFDAPVPALDLKPRSGPILVTTEYAIAEENAAVFLEIMRRRRHVQSRAGARHWTLTRDVQQPSRWLETFRTPTRVDFHRLNHRLTAADKRLDDELKGLSAACNLPRTTILVERPPVARNSPPDPYVSQK, from the coding sequence ATGGACGCGATTGAAGAGCGAGCATCCTCGGGGCTGTTAGCGCCACTGAAGAATTCAACGTTTCGTTCGATTTTCTTCGCGTCGCAGCTCTCCAGCCTGGGTTGGCTGATGCAGACGGTGGCCCTCAGCTGGCTGATGGCCACCGTTTCCACTTCGGATGTGATGGTCGCCCTCGTCCAGGCATCGTCTACCCTGCCTGCCTTTTTTCTTGCGATTTTCGTTGGCGCGATTGCCGACAACTACAGCCGGCGCATGGTCATGATCGTCGGCCGAAGCCTGATGATGGCGGCCTCGGCGATGCTGACGATCCTGATGGCTTTCGGCATCACCGATCCATGGATGATCCTGGCGTTCAGTTTCCTTGACGGCTGCGGTATCGCACTCAGCGATCCCGCGTGGCGCGCTTCGCTTGGCGACATGCTGGAGCGCCGCCATCTGCCGTCGGCCGTCACCCTTCTCAATGTCGGATTCAACACGGTCCGTAGCGTCGGTCCCGCGCTTGGCGGCATCATCGTCGCGATTTTTGGGCCGCTCGTCACTTTCGCGCTCACCACGCTTGGCTTCGTCGCGCCCCTCACCGCTCTGTGGCGAAACAAGTGGACCGTGAAAGCGTCGACCCTCCCTCGCGAAGCGCTCATGACGGCGATCTATGATGGACTGCGGTTCACGGCGATATCCTCGGAAATCAAGGCAGCTATTGTCCGCGGTACGCTGTTTGGGCTGACCGGAACCTCGATGCTGGCGCTCCTGCCGCTCGTCGCAAGAGACCTCTTGAAGGGCGGCCCAATCGACTACGGTATTCTCATGGGTGGCTTCGGCGCCGGCGCGCTGATCGCGGGGCTCGTGAACCCGCCACTCAGGCGCGCGGTCACGCAGGAACTGCTGATTGTTCTGGCATGTGTCGCGTGCGCGGTATGTGCGATCTCACTTGCGCTGACGTCTTCCCTGATCATCGCAACAGTCTGCCTCGCCTTCGGCGGCGCCGGCTGGGTAACCGGATGGTCGGGGTTCGGCGTCAACGTGCAGTTGGCAAGCCCGCGCTGGGTGGTCGGTCGCACGATTTCCATCTACAGCGCTTTTACTTATGGGGGGATCGCCGCTGGCAGTTGGCTCTGGGGAATTATCGCCGAAAACCATTCCCTCTCCCTATCCTTGGCATGTTCTGCTGCCGGCTCGTTGCTGGTCGCCGCACTTGGGCTCAAGCTGCCGATCAGCAACCGCTTGGAGTCTGAACTCGAAGCCTCCGGCGCCTTCGATGCGCCAGTACCTGCACTCGATCTGAAGCCGAGAAGCGGCCCAATTCTGGTGACGACGGAATATGCTATTGCCGAAGAGAACGCCGCTGTCTTTCTGGAGATCATGCGCAGACGGCGGCATGTTCAAAGCCGAGCCGGCGCACGCCATTGGACCCTCACGCGCGACGTTCAGCAGCCTTCGCGATGGCTCGAGACCTTTCGGACGCCGACTCGGGTTGATTTTCATCGCCTTAATCACCGCCTCACGGCAGCGGACAAGCGCTTGGACGATGAGCTGAAGGGGTTGAGCGCAGCATGCAACCTGCCACGGACGACCATTTTGGTGGAGCGCCCGCCAGTTGCGCGCAATTCCCCGCCAGATCCCTACGTATCGCAGAAATGA
- a CDS encoding IS30 family transposase — MSHSPRFDERRSISRMLDQKFSQSEIARRLGRDRATISREIKRNYWHDQEFPDAEGYWAMTANDMARDRRRRIGKLFRREDLRNEVIGKLESGWSPEQIAGRLKIEPAAKASVCHETIYRYVYSPEGRRQQLARLLPERRRKRRPRYARKPQNPVFPDERSIKHRPEAINDRKEFGHWEADLMIFERVQCNANVATVVERTSRFTMLFKNNDRQSKPIMERLIDVLSPLPRHARQSLTFDRGFEFVSWRRLKQGRGTDAWFCDPSAPWQKGSVENMNRRIRRYLPRDTAVLSVPDESIRSLIDRLNSTPRKCLGFRTPAEVFRREVNK; from the coding sequence ATGTCACACTCTCCCCGTTTTGACGAACGCCGATCGATTTCCAGGATGTTGGATCAGAAGTTTAGCCAGTCTGAGATCGCCAGACGCCTCGGCCGGGACCGTGCGACCATCTCCCGGGAGATCAAACGCAACTACTGGCACGATCAGGAATTCCCCGATGCCGAGGGCTACTGGGCGATGACCGCCAACGACATGGCGCGCGACAGGCGCCGGCGGATCGGCAAGCTCTTTCGTCGCGAGGATTTGCGGAACGAAGTGATCGGAAAGTTGGAATCCGGCTGGTCGCCGGAACAGATTGCTGGACGACTGAAAATCGAACCAGCGGCCAAGGCAAGCGTCTGTCACGAGACGATCTACCGGTATGTCTATTCACCAGAAGGACGACGGCAGCAACTCGCGCGGCTTCTCCCGGAACGGCGGAGAAAGCGCCGGCCGCGATATGCTCGCAAGCCGCAGAATCCAGTCTTTCCAGATGAGCGTTCGATCAAACATCGGCCGGAAGCCATCAACGATCGCAAGGAATTCGGTCACTGGGAAGCCGATCTCATGATCTTCGAAAGGGTTCAGTGCAATGCCAATGTGGCAACGGTTGTTGAGCGGACGAGCCGGTTCACCATGCTGTTCAAAAACAACGACCGGCAGTCCAAGCCGATCATGGAGCGGCTCATCGACGTGCTCAGCCCCCTGCCCAGGCATGCCCGGCAAAGTTTGACGTTTGATCGCGGATTTGAATTCGTCTCCTGGCGGCGACTGAAGCAGGGAAGGGGAACCGATGCATGGTTCTGCGATCCGTCTGCGCCCTGGCAAAAAGGCTCCGTTGAGAACATGAATCGGCGGATTCGGCGTTACCTGCCGAGGGATACTGCTGTCCTGTCAGTTCCTGATGAATCGATACGATCACTGATCGATCGGTTGAACAGTACGCCGAGAAAATGCCTTGGTTTCCGCACCCCAGCTGAAGTGTTCAGGCGTGAAGTGAACAAATGA
- a CDS encoding ISNCY family transposase, with protein sequence MSFMITMSQKELHRLEVVQKIRDRRLSVVQATEVLDLSRSQVHRLLQAYDRSGEAGLVSKKRSRPSNRRHSEDFRNAALDLIRERYPDFGPTLAREKLIELHQISVAKETLRQWMTEAGIWISRRERKKRIFQPRGRRDCLGELVQIDGSHHWWFENRGPKCALLVYIDDATGKLLHLRFAGSENTFDYLHATKAYLQQWGKPLAFYSDKHGVFRPVHASEKDRTSGLTQFGRALYELNIDIICANTPQAKGRVERANQTLQDRLVKELRLRGIDTIEAANLYAPAFIADFNARFGKPPRNPKDMHRPLAAHENLDAAMCRKEVRTLSQSLTLRYDKVLFILDPTEQAKALAGKKVVVCDYPDGRLEIMHESFALPYRTFDKLRSIHRPEVVDNKRLDDMLSIVAELQAGRELQRSKSGPRRTGQTDHMFGIPDGSQGNGYQKRGRKPGPRTDFMNDPEVIAKRQKALARMEAAE encoded by the coding sequence ATGTCCTTTATGATCACCATGTCGCAGAAAGAATTGCATCGCCTCGAAGTTGTTCAGAAGATCCGTGATCGACGCCTGAGCGTCGTCCAGGCGACTGAGGTGCTCGATCTCAGCCGAAGTCAGGTTCATAGGCTGCTGCAGGCTTATGATCGTTCCGGTGAAGCCGGTCTTGTTTCGAAGAAGCGATCACGGCCGAGCAATCGGCGCCACAGCGAGGATTTTCGCAATGCGGCGCTGGATCTGATCCGCGAACGCTATCCGGATTTCGGTCCGACGTTAGCACGCGAGAAACTGATCGAACTGCATCAGATTTCGGTCGCCAAGGAGACGTTACGCCAATGGATGACCGAGGCCGGCATCTGGATCTCGCGACGCGAACGCAAGAAGCGGATTTTTCAGCCGCGCGGCCGGCGGGATTGTCTCGGCGAGCTCGTCCAGATCGACGGTTCGCATCACTGGTGGTTTGAGAACCGCGGTCCCAAATGCGCCCTGCTCGTCTACATCGATGATGCTACCGGCAAGCTCTTGCATCTGCGGTTCGCCGGATCGGAGAACACCTTCGACTACCTGCATGCGACGAAGGCCTATCTGCAGCAATGGGGCAAACCTCTGGCATTCTATAGCGACAAGCACGGTGTCTTCCGCCCGGTCCATGCATCGGAGAAAGACCGGACGAGCGGCCTGACGCAGTTCGGTCGTGCCCTTTATGAGCTCAACATCGATATCATCTGCGCCAACACCCCGCAGGCCAAAGGTCGCGTGGAACGCGCCAATCAGACGCTGCAGGATCGATTGGTCAAGGAACTGCGGCTGCGCGGCATCGACACGATCGAGGCTGCAAACCTCTATGCACCGGCGTTCATTGCGGATTTCAATGCTCGTTTCGGCAAGCCGCCGCGCAATCCGAAGGACATGCATCGGCCGCTGGCCGCACATGAGAACCTCGATGCCGCCATGTGCCGGAAGGAGGTCCGCACGCTGTCGCAGTCCCTGACGCTACGCTACGACAAGGTCCTGTTCATCCTCGATCCGACGGAACAGGCCAAGGCGCTGGCGGGTAAGAAGGTCGTCGTCTGCGACTATCCGGATGGTCGCCTCGAGATCATGCACGAGAGTTTTGCCCTGCCCTACAGAACCTTCGATAAGTTGCGATCGATACATAGACCCGAAGTCGTCGACAACAAGCGTTTGGACGACATGCTTTCGATCGTCGCTGAGCTGCAGGCTGGACGTGAACTGCAGCGCAGTAAGAGCGGCCCGCGCCGCACCGGTCAGACGGATCATATGTTTGGGATACCGGATGGTAGCCAGGGCAACGGTTATCAAAAGCGTGGTCGCAAGCCCGGCCCGCGGACGGACTTCATGAACGATCCGGAAGTCATTGCCAAACGGCAGAAGGCGCTGGCGCGGATGGAGGCTGCCGAATGA
- a CDS encoding GNAT family N-acetyltransferase, translated as MLDFAFTTLAAPRVLCFVRPENQRSLRSVGKMGFRQIGDRWFGDQLTRCFEVRQQDLNRIIAANPRFAPVRYLIQKPAMTDSVGQAIRPDAQSLPRPRCARSQR; from the coding sequence ATCCTTGATTTTGCCTTCACGACCCTGGCAGCACCGCGAGTCCTGTGCTTTGTTCGGCCTGAGAACCAGCGTTCCTTGCGTTCAGTTGGAAAGATGGGATTCCGGCAGATCGGTGACAGGTGGTTTGGCGACCAACTGACGCGCTGCTTCGAGGTAAGGCAACAAGACCTGAATAGAATAATCGCAGCAAATCCACGCTTTGCGCCGGTTCGCTACCTTATTCAAAAGCCGGCGATGACGGATTCTGTAGGCCAGGCGATTAGGCCCGACGCGCAATCGCTTCCGCGACCTCGATGCGCCCGTAGCCAACGTTGA